The Hemiscyllium ocellatum isolate sHemOce1 chromosome 14, sHemOce1.pat.X.cur, whole genome shotgun sequence genome includes a region encoding these proteins:
- the ccdc174 gene encoding coiled-coil domain-containing protein 174, protein MDKKKKTFDVTAASLVDLKAELYRKQEEFKQDKLLKEAGAPFKAKPVNKKPTIWTKQNAGVLNRAEKDIEESIEEQQTLDKSKQRLEEKAKLYEQMTKGDLPDEETESMYLVDFTQKIFDKQKELQALRESEAAKKMVEREQGEDSVPELEIPAPQNPDEEWVDYVDSLGRSRRCMKKDLSGLLAMDKDLRGPRQEVEKKTLLSEDMRRELQRQQWEREEEEALNRPIGPVHYEDIRQNEARELGVGYFAFARDESARKKQIETLDMLREQTMGQRTKREKLKEKRKAMLNARLAKVRQRKMKKLQGDGIEDAMELPEQNETDDDTEASISMPVEPSVTQIEVTSTKNKVEVITQERKDTKPGVPHIREWDKGKELLFGHWSGNRPDPSDERLPEFAPPSEYYSGLKKSSNYRDWQKGQPRYSYQQTPPDEGQQYTNAVKSQANVEPNQSARIGSLEDMLAYYKHST, encoded by the exons CTGGTGGATCTGAAGGCAGAACTTTACCGGAAACAGGAGGAATTCAAACAGGATAAACTTTTGAAAGAAGCGGGGGCTCCATTTAAAGCAAAACCAGTGAACAAG AAGCCAACTATCTGGACCAAGCAAAATGCCGGGGTTTTAAATCGGGctgagaaggacatagaagaaaGCATTGAGGAACAGCAGACTCTCGATAAATCAAA gCAGAGGCTAGAGGAAAAAGCAAAACTTTATGAACAGATGACAAAAGGGGACTTACCAG ATGAAGAAACAGAAAGTATGTACTTGGTCGATTTCACACAGAAGATTTTCGACAAACAGAAAGAGTTGCAGGCTCTACGCGAGAGTGAAGCAGCAAAGAAGATGGTGGAGCGTGAGCAAGGTGAGGACTCAGTGCCTGAGTTGGAAATTCCAGCACCACAGAACCCTGATGAGGAATG GGTTGACTACGTAGATTCCTTAGGCCGATCCAGAAGATGCATGAAGAAAGATTTGTCAGGACTACTTGCTATGGACAAGGATCTAAGAGGACCAAG ACAGGAAGTGGAAAAGAAAACGTTGCTTTCTGAAGACATGAGAAGGGAGCTTCAGCGGCAGCAGTGGGAAAGAGAGGAAGAGGAGGCACTGAACAGACCAATTGGACCAGTGCACTATGAGGACATCCGTCAAAATG AGGCCCGAGAGCTGGGTGTAGGTTATTTTGCCTTTGCTCGTGATGAAAGTGCCAGGAAGAAGCAGATCGAAACCCTTGACATGCTGAGAGAACAG ACGATGGGTCAAAGGACCAAACGAGAGAAACTGAAAGAGaagcgcaaagccatgttgaatgcCCGCTTGGCGAAGGTTCGGCAGAGGAAGATGAAGAAGTTGCAAGGTGATGGGATTGAAGACGCTATGGAGCTGCCAGAGCAGAATGAAACAG ATGATGATACTGAGGCATCGATCTCCATGCCGGTAGAACCAAGTGTTACACAGATTGAAGTGACCTCTACAAAGAATAAGGTGGAGGTCATTACACAGGAGCGGAAGGACACAAAACCTGGTGTGCCACACATCCGGGAATGGGACAAAGGGAAAG AGCTACTGTTTGGACATTGGTCTGGGAATCGGCCGGATCCCAGTGATGAAAGGCTACCAGAGTTTGCACCACCTTCGGAGTATTATAGTGGGCTGAAGAAGTCAAGTAACTATAGAGACTGGCAGAAGGGACAGCCCAGATATTCCTACCAGCAAACTCCACCTGATGAGGGACAGCAGTATACAAATGCGGTAAAGTCACAAGCCAATGTGGAACCGAATCAGTCAGCAAGAATCGGCTCCCTGGAGGATATGCTGGCTTATTACAAACATTCAACCTAA